AACTATGTTGATAATAACTGttcagaaatttgtttttaagctAATCAAAACTTACCTAATAAGCAAACAAGTTTTACCGACAGCACCATCGCCGACTACCACACACTTAATAGTCTGCATCTTCAATAGGACTCCTAAAAACACCACATTTAAAGTAGACTATCTGAGCCACTACTTCAAGCAATATGCTAGGTGAAGTGTTACTGCAATGCGAAGATAATTACACGTAAAAAACACCGTAAGTGGCATAATTTGGGTCCTATTATGCAGTTATTTTCATCGTATTGCTGCCATTTTTACGTTTGTTAAGAGTCGAATCGAGGGGTTAAAAAAACCTACCTTGTAGCAGTGTGCGGTTTAAATTATGTCTTTTGTAACACTAACAGTACTTGTAGCaggataattaataaattgcaacTGAGTTGTTgctgtaaaaaatgaaattctaaaGTTTTGGGTTGGGTtcgttttctttataattCACGTATTCTATCATGAAACTTCAAAATTACGTTGAAATAAGCGACATCTGTGAGGATACGATGATATTGATTGACTTTTGAAGTCGATTGATTGACAGGCAATTGCCTTCCTAGCATTGATTACGTCGTAGAAAATGTAGAGTACAAAGATACGTAAAAgttctgatttttttaggttaatttcattactaattcaaatcctacaaaaaaaatcttaatctCGTTAAGTTTTAACTCCTATTAATGCAATGCAATGAAACATTAAATTGATACCGCTTGCCTTTACAAGAAAATACCTATCACAACTTATTCAACAACCAAGATGCTGAAAAAAAGTCGCAAACAAACCAAGTCAGTGTTGGATCTTCTCCACAAAAGTTTTGTCCTTACCTGTGTGGGGGCGACAGTCCTATCAACAGCTTATTTGGGTTACCGGTTTTACATTTACATGGCTGTAAGCAGACCGCAATTCATCGAACAGAAGAAGCTGATTGAGCAGAAATTGCTAGCAGAAGGAGCACATGAAAACCTCCAAGATACTGCACCAAATATTTCATAGAGGAATTGTAATGTTATGTAAGAAATGTAGTAAGTGTAAATTTGTCCGACAGAGTTTGAAAGGTGTTGTATTATATGCCTTATGAGTTATAAAACTGGTTATAAGTTTTTTGCATGTCTGTCCTATTCGAAGTTTCAGATGAGGGGTGTAGAGCTGAGAGGTATAGAAAAAAGTCCATAAGTATTTGCATTAGCAATACATTTCTACTGCACTAGGTAGGTAGTCTACTTTTATTGGATCAcctatttatttacttttgatttttcacGCAACTAGGGCGAAAATAACAGTTTTTGTCGCgcaaattttctaacaaattcATGTATGTCAGtttaagtaattaattaaacgttttattatgtttaataactagttttatgtattaaattcttgttaaaaaattaaaatttccattaaaagtaCAGTAGTTCGTCTATATAAATCGCTAACCTCTTTCCGAACTCCGAACATGAAATGTGTTCTAAATGTTCTGAATAAAAGGTTTAGAACACATTCTCGTCATTTTGAATTGTTATGTTTAGGCTTTTTCGAAAACAATGATCTGGATCAAAATGATGTCTTTCGGCTGATTTTTAACCATTCGGATTGGTTGACTGTCATCAGGATTAATCTGATTGGTTGAAAATCGGCTGGTAGGGATTAATCTGAACCTGATCATCGTTTCCGAAAAGGTCTTTTGTCACTTTTATCAATGTCAAAGTCAAAACATAAAGGTGTTTGACGGATTCACCATTTCTTGCCATTCCTCCCTCGTCCTTTCTATTGATTTTTGtatcaatttagaaaaaaaatcagtgtgTACGGGTTAAAATCGGCCCACAAAATCCAGAATCATTAAAGGAAAATGACGATTCTCACGAAGccattttccgaaaaaaaggACAAATTAGTGGTGCCCCTAGTGCACGATGACGCATTAAATGTGGAGGTAAGAGTTGACTAAATGCACCTTTCATCAATGTTTGGGTTCCGTCTTTCGTCGCagtaaaatcaataaatatggGGATTTTCATTCTACATTTATTTAGTGCCTTGAGGGCTATTTTAGCCCTAATTTGGTTGATCTAGACCCTACTACAGACAATTCACTATTCCATTCTAAATTTATCTCAGACAGGTACTTTATCTGTTTTTCCTGATATCTTTAAATCCTTTTTATCATAATAACATAAGAAAGAAAGCTTCCTTTTGTAGTTAATGACATGAGGATcaaaaatctaagaaattctagaaaaaagttgttttgttTTCCACTCACGTTTTGCAACACAAATGCAATTTGATAACAGTTTATTATAATAGTTGATTATACCAACTTATATTTGCATACATAAACATTAATTAGGTAGATATGAGATCACTTAGTAACAGAGCGAAATTTTCAGGCATCTGCCCCATCAGGAGATGTAGAGTCTCAAAACATCCATCGCCGGATTATCATTCTTCCAGGCCATGCCAGAAGAGTTTCATCCTCTACAATCCTCTGCCTGTTGATTGTTGCATTGGCAGTGGTCAGTGTAGGCATAATTGGGGGCAAAATCCTTTACAATGAATATCTCAGTGTCACCAGAAGGATGCATGAACCTTATGAGAGATCTGAAGGTTGGGTGAGAATCCCCATGTAAGTAAATGTGCTGTTGTAGTAAGGATGTAGTTTTTCAATATACTGAAAGTTTTGGACATTCCACcttataaattatattgaaacCTTCAAATTATATTATGACACTTATGATGCTCTCTTATGTTGCAACTACCTCTGTTACTTACCATTATAGAATGCTAAGACCTTGAAAGTGATATGTTTAATCTGAATGgattaatttcttgttttcaCAGCtaacaaacttttttgtcatagttcaaaaatatatcaatttaagttaattgtttaacaatttatattcTAAAATCAGTTGAAAGATGTAAGGTTTATGCAATAAATTCAGCAATTTTTTCTGCATGTAAAACTGTTATaatcaaaacatttaacaacTTCTGAAAGGTGGTGTTTATATTTGACAAGGCTACATAAAACAGACTGTAAAGTGCCACTTTTAATGCCCAGGTAGTAAAAGTATGGGCTTGTGGcattagtattaaaaaatatactttacaacctgttttatgttaataaaaggaaacttttttgcaattgaaaaaaacagtttaacgagaatttgtttatttcgCTCTTCCACGCACTACTTAACAATATCTGTTTAGTTCATCATTTAACGCACTGTAATTGAAATTAGTGAATttataaaactcatttttttagtGCTGATTTGGATGACAATGATTATGATTCTACTGAGGATGATGAAGTGTCGATGAAAATGATAAGTGATGATAATTTAAAGAAGTGGTAAGCAAAtactgtttattattaaataatttattattgaaagtAATAACCTTGGAGACAACTATTGGATAAACTAATAAGCTAAGTTTAGAGTGACTATAGAATTTGTCATCTATGCATAAACCAAAAGAAAACATTGTCACCTATTTTATACTCTTCTTATTATGTACCCATATAATTGGAGTTAAGTTGgaattaattttacttaattagTAACACTTTTATGAAATGTTTCCAGATATTTGACCAgtatgcatttaaaaataactttccaGGGAAGCATCTCTTACTAGAGCCTATTTAggttcattttgaatttaataataaatgaatcaCTGCCTGGGAAActcaaataattgaagaacCTCATAAAAAGTGTCAGTAGTCAATGGGACATATTTTTCTGGTACATAGCATATGTAATGAAACTTTTGAGACAATCttcaacaaattcaatatattttaagaataaattgatttcaaaACTAGTTTGACATCTTAATTCAcatgaattaaaattcataagcTTATATTGAATGATTGATAAAGGTCTATTGTCTTTGATATACTGCATTTTGATAAAGCTCAAAAATTCTCAGTGGATCTTGTTTGAGACATATTTGTGATGTTAACCTTTTTTGTACATATTAGACAATTTACTGTTCTAATCAGTTCGTTGTGATTCTGGCACAATGGCAAGAAGTTAAGCCTGACTAAACAACTATTTCATTATTGGCACAATGCTGGTTGATGAAATCAACTAATTTTGGCAGATCACATCATGTCATTAAGTTACAATCATAAGGCACTATTAGAATATTCCATATATGTATTCCATATTTGGGCTTTACTGGATCACAGTAATGTCTACCAAAATCTAccaaataatcaataaaattgaagttgcCTCCAACCAAAACATTATAACGCAAGTTAGAACTAACTACGTATAAACTGCGAGGTCAGCAAGGACAatgaacctttttttaattattcatttaacaTAGgtttaggaattttaatttgtgtacgattgaaaatgttaacccggttttaaaataaatttgttcttaaaaCTTTTGTTCTATATATATTAATTGTTCCTTTACTCTAGGAATGGTAATATGGATAATGAAGGCTGGAAGAGAATCTTAAGCGGAAAATTCttccaagaaaattttgaaatcgaCGCCGCCAACAAATACGAAAAAATCGATGTCCCAGATTTCAAGAACGGCCGCAATGGCAGGTTCATTCATGACTTCAATACAAATTATACTGGAATTATCGACGTTACTGGTATGAGATTAACTATGTTTTATATAATTGCTGGGAATCTTCAGTGTATctctattattttcaataaaaattaaaaaaaacaaaaaaaaacaggataaaaacttcaatttacATCTCTCCTTTAGGAGGCAGGTGCTTCGTAATGCCTCTTAATAGGGGCAATGTACTACCGCCCAGCTCCCTCTTTGATTTGGTTCACAAAATGTGGGACGGCTACTACAAGGTTGACACTAAAGTGGTGCGAGAAACCATGAGGGTTGTCACTCCACCTGTTACTGACACCACTGATATTGGACAATATATCGCCACCGAATGTCAAGCTATGCCAATATATCGATTGGAGAAATATGTTGGTGGAAGTAAGTTTGTTTCAgttaatatgtaaattttctgcaatttttttttcttagtttccAAACGGTCTGCTAATCCAGACTCTGAGGTGAAATTTGGCCAATTTGCCGGTAAAGGCATTTGGGAGCTCGATATCGTCAATTTAGATGACGTGCTTGACTATGAAAAGCAATACAGTGGCGGTCACGCTTCTCAATAAATAAACTTCTCAATGTCAAGTGTATCATATTAAATACATTGAAGTTATTAATTAGGAACTTTTCATGTTTTCTGGGAATGTTTCTTGCAAAATCAGCTCATTCGCAGTATATTTGCGTTAAGGATTTACCAcccttgtaaaatttttatttcttggcTGATTTTGACATTGTTTTTTGCTAATTAGACATTCAAAATGAGCATTTGTCTAGTAGGTATAATGACTCTTCACTCATACTCATGGTCAAATGcgtgcatttttatggaattaaatttcaaaaactactattagggcttttttaacataaagaTAAAAGCAAATTCTCAATTAGAATAACCTAAAGCTCATCTAtagcaattttcatttttctaccaTATAAAGTGTTAgggaaaatcaataaaatatgttttttttgtaaacaagtttcaaaattggcaaaaaaattattttaacaataaaactgattGACGGtcattcaagaaaaaatgtattactagtattgaagaactttgaaatatttaaaaatattaaaatttaacctttttacaataaattaatgttaaattcgATTTACTCAATTCACACAGACAAAGCAGTTTTTTGGGttaaatattagtattttcaattaacccACCAAATTCTcttatacaatttttaacaCGTCGATGATTATTTCCCAATACGTCACTTAGTTGGTGTTAATTTATACTTCGACAAACTTCTCTAATACGTGCACAAAACTTTACGTAGGTTCAGGATTTGTGGCATGaaccttatttttttattgtttctcaAAGGAAAAAGTCAATGGGTGTAATACCCGAACGTTGTGGCGGCCAACGAATAAGAGGACTATTTCATCCGATCCAGCGTTTGAGATAATTAacatttaaccaattttttacattaactgCATTATAAATAGGTGCTCCATCAAGTGCGTCACTGAACTCATTTTGTAGAAATCTCACAAAACGAGCTACATTCAAATTTACGTCGAAAAAATACGGTCCAATAATCTTTTGATTTACAATACCACagaaaacatttacttttgaGGAGtattattctttaaatttaattatccaATTTGGGTTCCATATTCTACTATTTTGTGCCGACACTACACCGCTTGTTATAAACGTAGCTTCATCAGTGTataagatgttttttaaaaagttaagatCTTGATACATACCCTGCAGCCATAAACAGAACTTCATTCTGATTTTGATCTCCAACTTCAAGTGTATGAATAAATTTGGGTTTAAAAGGTTTCTTACcactttttatatatattttattgattttcttgaacaccctgtatagcagaaaactgaaaatcgGTACAGATGGGTTTTAGGTAATTCTAATTGAGAATTTGCCTTTATCTTCATGCTAAAAAAGCCCTAAtagtagtttttgaaatttgatcccataaaaatgcacgcAGTAGACCAAGAATATAGGTGAAGAGTCATCATACTTATTACTAGACAAATGCGATTTTGAATagctaattaataaaaaaaaaacacgtcaaaatcgactaagaaataaagattttataagGATGGTAAGTCCTTAAAGCGGACACATTGTATGTAAAGCGTGATTATAAACAAAACTCAAggaaacgttgaaatattagGGGTATGTCCTAGATATATTCTTCTGTTAATCTAACGAGTCAGatatttgatggtaaatagtaAATGATTTGATCAACGCCCTACGGTTCACCTATTATTtcgatgttttttttgtaaacggTCACCGGTTACTATGATCTGTTTTTGCTATAGCTCTActaataatatgaaattacgagtagaataaaaatatctataatagataattttaattatccaTTTTAAACCTCTGTCTCgccgttaaaaaaatttgctccaCAAGGTGAAGGCAATTTGGCTTCGGCTTGATGCttaaataacgttaaaaattgCGTTTTATTACTCCAACACTCGTAGAAGAGAGTGCAATTATTGTAGAATTTACatgcaattttaaatgtatagTAGTGATATTTCTATTTGTTAGTAAGGCTCATATTAGTTATAAATAAGTATGTTATGTTATAATGTctaaattgataataaattgactcgtttttaaattaattaacgtTTTCCTCATTAACAAACAACATTCtacaaaagaataaataaaacaaagccATTTGTACTATTGTATTGATTATATACACATACATCCGTTTTTACTTTGAATAGTAAATGAATACCTCACCTACCGTAATTCTTAAAGCTTATCTACTATTAATTCCACGTCGGTTCATCCTTTTGTTGGTGCTAAATATATAGTTGATTTAATTAtatcataataaattttaattatcaatgTTACTGGTCACTTGCACTAAAAATATGTACTACAAAACTGGTTTTAGCGAGAACGAAAGTTTCGGTCTCGAATtgttttttcccaaaatttttttttgctcttCCTTCATTCTTCGTTCTTGTTCTTTCTCCAACCGTCGCCTTTCTTCATCAATTTTCCTTTGTTCTTCAACCATCGCCAAACGCTCTTCCGCCTATAAGAAAACGTTAAATAATGACTTCAAGGCAATAAAATCGAactaagtaataattaaaattccaatgtCTGCCTAAATTTGATGACCAAAACATATCGGACCTATTTTAAATGACGGTTTATCTGAAAATCATTGGAATGGTAGGgacttataaatttaattttggacgtatcttgaaaattttccaatgcTTTGCATACTAGTTTGACTAATTCAGTTTTAGTCGTTAATTGGTAGGTACcattaatcaaaattctcaaaaagatCAAatcttattttgaaaataagcaaTAGTTCCAATTTGAGCACACTTAGCCTGCATCTATATTCCATTTGAATGGACTTCAGTGAAGATTTTCAATGTTCTGAAAATTGACCGTTATACACAAGACCTAAAAGCTCTCATAtccatatacatataagtCAAGATATTTCAATCAAGTTTATAATTTCTTATAAAGAGTTTGGCAAAGCTACTGGATAGGTACCTAACGGTGGGAGGCTTCAGAGCCCCTTCCCGTGGGGCCGAACAGTATGCCTACCAGAGCAACAAATCAACTAAATTGACACTCCATAAACTTAACGGCAAAGATCGGTCAATCCTTGAATTCGAAGGGCTTGATAGAGCTGATATTCCAGGAGTACTGGAACGACCCAGGTGTGGTACAATCCTAAAGGTTCCTGACGGCGCCACCGAAGGAGAGCGCCCAATTTCTTATTCATTTAAGCAGGACAAGAAGTAACAACTTTCATGGCGGTTTATACAAGGTGGTCCAAAACTAAAGATACATAGGACAACAACTGGTTCATGatatcaaaatagtaccatcTAGTTTGGTATTGCATATACTTTTATCATATATCAAGGTGTGTCCACAGGCTTAGATCAAAATGATCTAAAAACCTTTGGTTTTAGAGCAAGAGGTTCTTCCTCTACCTGACCGAATCCTAAATGATGTTTTGATAACTATTTTTTCTCTAATCAGCTCCTTCAGGTTctcaattacaaaaatatctttgatGCTGGTAAAATCCGCGTAAATATATTTAGAAACCTTCTATTATTAGAACACAAACAGAAAATCCCATGATGAAGTGACTAGTGGAAACGGAGATATAGCTCTAGTAAAATGAATGGATAATCGATCAATGATACTCATAATATATAACTTTGTGGGGAGTGGATATTAAAATGTGGTATCACGATGCGACAAAAGCGCGAAGAAGtgtatcaccagttcaagtgaAAACATAAGAATTATGCAAGTGGAAGAAAGACTAcacaaggtttaatatgcctccgacaaagatcGCGAAATCGACATcaatctaaacatcgaagtaGAGACGCTGGCCAGACTGACTCAGCTCATTTCGTTATTGCTCTTTGTCAAAGGCATATTAAACCGTATGTGCTCCTtttcccacttgcacaatctttatgtttctatttaaattggtgatacctgtataatcaaataataaatatagaGGATTTGAGCTATCTAGCACTATATTGGATTTATATAGATTAGAGAAACAGTTACCATAAAAAGGGGATACTTACCAAACGTCGTTGGGCTTCTTCGATTTTCCTCTGGTTCTCTTCTAGAATTCTCTGCACCTCTTCATGCTTTCTCCTCTCTTCCTCCTATAAACCATGTGGTTTAGTTAATAACCTAATTGAACACAGCTCTTCACCAGTTCCACCTCAGAAGCAGACATAATTTTGGCCAGTTTTACTTCTTGTAAtgatttatttgtaaaacCACCATAATCACatagtttttatatttaatttgtaaaaatgtcaAGAAGTAAAAGTAGTCCTAAATTCACATTCACacactataaaaaaaggattaaaAAGCTGCATCTGGTCCAAATGCTTTTGTTCAAATCTTGTTAATGATGAACTAGATTTGGTGTTAATTTTGTTGGATGCAACTTTTTCTGAATAACTTGAGAATTTAGAGTTAATGAAGGAGCAAATCAGCTTTCCATTAAGTTCTCCATTTATAAGTATGGAATAATTGATATTGGTTTAACAATAGAGATGAGCAAGGAAGACTAAACACTTATTGcaatataacaaataaattgacTAAGACTGAATTATATGACAGTCGACTCAACTGAATGAGAATTGGTATAACTTGAACCATCACGTAAATGTATAGTATTGTTGTTACTAAACCAAGTGCaccaaatgaaattaatttgccTGTGATAGCATTTTTAAGGTATTAAGGGTATCTCATATACCAGTTCTAGTACAGCTGAACTGACTTTCATACAACTGAGCCTAAGTAGAGTAATAAACTGCT
The sequence above is drawn from the Euwallacea similis isolate ESF13 chromosome 35, ESF131.1, whole genome shotgun sequence genome and encodes:
- the LOC136418550 gene encoding integral membrane protein 2C isoform X2 yields the protein MTILTKPFSEKKDKLVVPLVHDDALNVEASAPSGDVESQNIHRRIIILPGHARRVSSSTILCLLIVALAVVSVGIIGGKILYNEYLSVTRRMHEPYERSEGWVRIPMNGNMDNEGWKRILSGKFFQENFEIDAANKYEKIDVPDFKNGRNGRFIHDFNTNYTGIIDVTGGRCFVMPLNRGNVLPPSSLFDLVHKMWDGYYKVDTKVVRETMRVVTPPVTDTTDIGQYIATECQAMPIYRLEKYVGGISKRSANPDSEVKFGQFAGKGIWELDIVNLDDVLDYEKQYSGGHASQ
- the LOC136418550 gene encoding integral membrane protein 2C isoform X1, translated to MTILTKPFSEKKDKLVVPLVHDDALNVEASAPSGDVESQNIHRRIIILPGHARRVSSSTILCLLIVALAVVSVGIIGGKILYNEYLSVTRRMHEPYERSEGWVRIPIADLDDNDYDSTEDDEVSMKMISDDNLKKWNGNMDNEGWKRILSGKFFQENFEIDAANKYEKIDVPDFKNGRNGRFIHDFNTNYTGIIDVTGGRCFVMPLNRGNVLPPSSLFDLVHKMWDGYYKVDTKVVRETMRVVTPPVTDTTDIGQYIATECQAMPIYRLEKYVGGISKRSANPDSEVKFGQFAGKGIWELDIVNLDDVLDYEKQYSGGHASQ